One segment of Alligator mississippiensis isolate rAllMis1 chromosome 13, rAllMis1, whole genome shotgun sequence DNA contains the following:
- the LOC102568862 gene encoding palmitoleoyl-protein carboxylesterase notum2, protein MKISGALLALLLLGEAVSQSKRQSKANVKTPAQSRKGLNSAGELAQTATEEDTFVGVLPPVRDALALQLRSPSLAPLPALKALNNMKLFFLRNSGVTCNDGTAAGYYLRESRGSKRWIIFLEGGWCCYNKETCDTRYKNIRRLMSSSDWPQTKKGTGILSAQMEESPHWWNANAVFVPYCSSDIWSGTLPKSRQDYAFMGSLIIQEVIKDLVPKGIKHAKVVLLAGASAGGTGVLLNLERVAALLEELEAEAVQVRGLVDSGWFLDINHPRQSDCSDAASQSSTDAIKKGLRMWNGILPEKCRQRFKKADEWQCFLGYRLFSSLKSPVFVVQWLFDEEQMKLENIHLSGQSLEENQWNYIQNLGRELRNSLRDVPAVFAPACLSHTLITKSYWMEFQVKGVSLARALQCWERSLQESNKGPKVPPRSCPFHLIDSCPWPHCNPTCSALPGHPTGSEGSFMQTLLRLRLDVPSKAQELKS, encoded by the exons ATGAAGATATCAGGGGCACTCCTGGCTTTGTTGCTTCTGGGGGAAGCAGTGTCTCAAAGCAAACGTCAGTCCAAAGCTAATGTGAAGACTCCTGCCCAGAGTCGAAAGGGTCTGAATTCTGCCGGGGAACTGGCACAGACTGCTACTGAAGAGGACACCTTCGTAGGAGTTCTTCCTCCTGTGCGAGATGCTTTGGCATTACAGCTAAGAAGCCCCTCACTAGCCCCTTTGCCTGCTTTGAAGGCCCTGAACAACATGAAACTTTTCTTTCTGAGGAACAGTGGGGTCACCTGTAATGATGGGACAGCAGCTGG ATACTACTTaagggagagcagagggagcaaGAGGTGGATCATATTCTTAGAAG GTGGCTGGTGCTGTTATAATAAAGAAACCTGTGATACCAGATATAAGAATATCCGCCGTTTAATGAGCTCCTCTGACTGGCCCCAAACAAAGAAAG GCACGGGCATCTTGTCTGCTCAGATGGAAGAAAGCCCACACTGGTGGAACGCCAATGCCGT GTTTGTGCCTTACTGCTCTAGTGATATCTGGAGTGGGACTCTGCCCAAATCTCGACAAG ACTATGCCTTCATGGGATCTCTGATTATCCAGGAGGTGATTAAGGACCTGGTCCCCAAGGGAATTAAACATGCTAAAGTGGtcctccttgctggggcaag TGCTGGTGGGACAGGTGTGCTACTGAACCTGGAGAGGGTGGCTgccctgctggaggagctggaggctgAGGCAGTCCAGGTCAGAGGGCTTGTAGACTCTGGTTGGTTTCTTGACATTAACCATCCAAGACAATCTGACTGCTCAGATGCTGCCTCCCAGTCCTCAACAGATGCAATCAAGAAAGGACTCAG GATGTGGAATGGGATCCTCCCAGAAAAATGTAGGCAGCGGTTCAAGAAGGCTGATGAATGGCAGTGCTTCCTCGGGTACCGGCTGTTCTCATCCTTGAAAT CTCCAGTTTTTGTGGTCCAGTGGCTGTTTGATGAAGAACAGATGAAATTGGAAAATATCCATCTCAGCGGCCAGTCTCTGGAAGAAAATCAATGGAACTATATACAGAACCTCGGACGCGAACTTAGGAACTCACTGCGCGATGTCCC GGCCGTGTTTGCACCTGCCTGTCTGTCTCACACGTTGATTACAAAAAG CTACTGGATGGAATTTCAAGTGAAAGGTGTCTCTTTGGCCAGAGCTTTGCAATGCTGGGAGAGGAGCCTTCAAGAAAGCAATAAAGGCCCAAAAGTTCCCCCTAGAAGCTGTCCCTTCCATCTGATTGATAGCTGTCCATGGCCGCACTGCAACCCCAcctgctcagccctgcctgggcaccccacAGGATCAGAAGGGAGCTTCATGCAAACTTTATTAAGGTTGCGACTTGACGTCCCTAGCAAAGCTCAGGAGCTCAAGAGCTGA